The proteins below come from a single Aegilops tauschii subsp. strangulata cultivar AL8/78 chromosome 6, Aet v6.0, whole genome shotgun sequence genomic window:
- the LOC141026032 gene encoding uncharacterized protein — protein sequence MVGNGAKALFWEDQWVNGARISEVAPSLYARIPSRIRRKKVVKDALANDSWAMDIGPNLTMEELQEFLNLWMQLERVELADEVEDMVKWAWESKGIYSSKSAYEARFMGREVSSTAAFTWKSKAPFRCRFFSWLAIRNRHWTSDRLARRGLPHQDACPFCSQHEETMQHLLIDYALARQVWHWCTTLKGWMDYNPLPGETLVSWCEGQDASVLHCKSTRAICMLGMWTL from the coding sequence ATGGTGGGGAACGGTGCCAAGGCCTTATTTTGGGAAGACCAATGGGTCAATGGAGCGAGGATTAGCGAGGTTGCACCATCTCTGTATGCCAGAATACCATCACGGATCAGAAGGAAGAAGGTGGTTAAAGATGCACTAGCAAACGATAGTTGGGCTATGGATATTGGCCCAAACCTCACGATGGAAGAGCTTCAGGAGTTCCTGAATCTGTGGATGCAACTGGAGAGGGTGGAGCTGGCTGATGAAGTGGAAGACATGGTCAAATGGGCTTGGGAGAGCAAAGGTATCTACTCGTCAAAATCTGCGTATGAGGCCAGATTCATGGGAAGGGAAGTTTCGTCGACGGCAGCATTTACATGGAAATCCAAAGCACCGTTCAGATGCCGCTTCTTCTCCTGGTTGGCTATCAGGAACCGCCACTGGACTTCCGACAGGCTGGCGCGTCGAGGGCTGCCTCATCAGGACGCCTGTCCGTTCTGCAGCCAACACGAGGAAACCATGCAACATTTGCTCATCGACTATGCACTCGCGAGGCAGGTATGGCATTGGTGCACCACGCTCAAGGGGTGGATGGACTATAATCCGTTGCCAGGTGAGACCTTGGTTAGCTGGTGTGAAGGACAGGACGCTAGCGTATTGCACTGCAAGTCAACTCGGGCCATATGCATGCTGGGAATGTGGACGCTCTAG